The following proteins are co-located in the Pelecanus crispus isolate bPelCri1 chromosome 5, bPelCri1.pri, whole genome shotgun sequence genome:
- the SEC16B gene encoding LOW QUALITY PROTEIN: protein transport protein Sec16B (The sequence of the model RefSeq protein was modified relative to this genomic sequence to represent the inferred CDS: deleted 3 bases in 2 codons) translates to MWQWTLAAAPGEGRRAPAASEQPTKAVWDLTSSPTPKLERCAGKLVMDPWAPAWPPQPQERQAAQGAWGEAHCSPPPQPRRHLLRVGPPPRPGSWDGSRLPGHPWDEGHRTRRDARRPASRAEYHESSYPNRPYSRQGYEDPHWQYPAASYGDDYAYQSHQWQPVAWQNDRNLRQGEPHSKSTNYRDQHYYRGYHPNLATTPLGQDRTQTYDSYNESYVSSARREWAGGETLGSNSGEAGGQPREPSGQPSLLLQYHELGLSSSSSELSQYIHDGADHYDPTFSGTWSPAQAGGPLVSTLAPVVPLKFSLPHMAVCFGAGGQLVLVCPHHPAEGQPAHVELHSLEVILHDTKELEELQAFPGPLAREDLRKVNVMTFCQQKIATSCDLSTQRGRDSCLLWKLLVLLCQQNGSMVGSDTAELLMQDCRRQKYKRQNPAANLIGLDDEWMSRQPESLDLITGEVPPVVETQAQIVEKFTKLLYYGRKKDALVWAMRNQLWGHALFLASKMDPRTYSWVLTGFTSTLATNDPLQTLFQLMSGKIPQAALCCGDATWGDWRPHLAVMLSNKVGDMELNHRAIVTMGDTLAGRGAVEAAHFCYLMADIPFGYFGVKADRMSLLGSSHCQAFAQFAKTEVIQRMEIFEYCQRLRQPQSFLLPFQVYKLVYASRLADYGLPAQALQYCEQIATALLGQDPASHPVLAQQVMKLAERLKLSDPLLLEMPEQDETLEPDWLVQLRECCWEQEVEDDLPQEVAPSQPGLSWAAASMADGEPGHELPQTEGYQYDQWYQPMPPQGPSSHEDVSLQPPAPAQVAASPLLGVRQEPQPLTHGPRTATPLGGVFAEPPLQVVPLAGEAGEPRGTPLSPGGVQPSLPAEQEELKARARTISESSAVSLEDDSQPSSESTAEDAAEEPAPAEAVKSGEDKSSGFRWFGWFRSKPTKETSPKAVPETDPDSPTLGLQERTSPSPPAAPLVAGTTPLAQSPSRNPGGMQGENTFPATPVSIETGSHESPPPVGTVPLFNPAQVSQLAAASQHNKPRLLSQRRYPNLL, encoded by the exons ATGTGGCAGTGGACTTTGGCAGCGGCACCTGGGGAG GGAAGAAGGGCCCCGGCAGCCTCTGAGCAG CCCACTAAAGCCGTTTGGGACTTaacctcctctcccaccccaaaacTGGAGAGGTGC GCTGGCAAGCTTGTGATGGACCCCTGGGCCCCTGCCTggccgccccagccccaggagagGCAGGCAGCCCAGGGGGCATGGGGAGAGGCGCACTGCAGCCCCCCACCACAGCCCAGGCGGCACCTCCTCCGCGTGGGGCCCCCGCCTCGGCCTGGCTCCTGGGATGGGAGCCGCCTCCCCGGCCACCCCTGGGATGAGGGCCACCGCACCCGGAGGGATGCCCGCAGACCAGCTTCCCGGGCTGAGTACCACGAAAGCAGCTACCCCAACAGGCCATACTCCAG GCAAGGATATGAAGACCCCCACTGGCAGTATCCAGCAGCCAGCTACGGGGATGACTACGCCTACCAAAGCCACCAGTGGCAGCCAGTGGCCTGGCAGAATGACAGAA ACCTGAGACAGGGAGAGCCCCACAGCAAGAGTACCAACTACCGGGACCAGCACTACTACAGGGGTTACCACCCCAACCTGGCCACAACCCCCCTGGGGCAGGACAG GACACAGACCTATGACTCCTACAATGAGAGCTACGTCTCATCTGCCAGGAGGGagtgggcagggggagaaacCCTTGGCAGTAATTCAGGGGAGGCTGGTGGCCAGCCCAGAGAG CCCTCAGGCCAGcccagcctcctcctgcagTACCACGAGTTGGggctcagctccagcagctccgaGCTCAGCCAGTACATCCATGATGGTGCTGACCACTATGATCCCACATTTTCAGGGACCTGGAGCCCAGCACAAGCAG GGGGGCCCTTGGTGTCCACCCTGGCCCCAGTGGTACCCCTCAAGTTCTCGCTGCCACACATGGCGGTGTGCTTTGGAGCCGGAGGCCAGCTGGTCCTGGTGTGTCCCCACCACCCTGCCGAGGGGCAGCCAGCCCACGTCGAGCTACACAGCCTAGAG GTAATCCTTCATGACACGAAAGAGCTGGAGGAGCTACAGGCCTTCCCAGGGCCCCTGGCCAG GGAAGATCTGCGCAAGGTGAATGTGATGACATTTTGCCAGCAGAAGATAGCCACAAGCTGTGATCTCTCAACACAGAGAGGAAGAGACTCATGTCTTCTCTGGAAACTCCTGGTCCTTCTCTGCCAGCAGAATGGG TCCATGGTGGGCTCAgacacagctgagctgctgaTGCAAGACTGCAGGCGCCAGAAGTACAAGAGGCAAAACCCTGCGGCAAACCTGATCGGCCTGGATGACGAGTGGATGTCGCGTCAGCCAGAGTCACTGGACCTCATCACGGGAGAGGTTCCTCCCGTTGTGGAGACGCAGGCACAGATAGTGGAGAAGTTCACCAAGCTCCTCTACTATGGCAGGAAGAAA GATGCTCTGGTCTGGGCCATGAGAAACCAGCTGTGGGGCCATGCCCTCTTCCTCGCCAGCAAGATGGACCCTCGGACCTACAGCTGGGTGCTGACTGG GTTCACCAGCACGTTGGCCACCAATGACCCCCTGCAGACCCTCTTCCAGCTCATGTCAGGGAAGATCCCTCAGGCAGCACTG tGCTGCGGGGATGCCACATGGGGAGACTGGAGGCCCCATCTGGCTGTGATGCTGTCCAACAAGGTTGGAGACATGGAGCTGAACCACCGAGCCATTGTCACCATGGGAGACACTTTGG CTGGCAGGGGAGCAGTCGAAGCAGCTCATTTCTGCTACCTGATGGCAGATATTCCTTTTGGTTACTTCGGGGTGAAGGCAGACCGCATGTctctgctgggcagcagccaCTG TCAGGCGTTTGCCCAGTTTGCCAAGACGGAGGTCATCCAGCGAATGGAAATCTTTGAGTATTGCCAGCGGCTACGACAGCCTCAATCCTTCCTGCTCCCCTTCCAG GTGTACAAGCTTGTCTACGCCTCTCGCCTGGCTGACTACGGGCTCCCAGCCCAGGCCCTGCAATACTGTGAGCAGATTGCCACTGCGCTCCTGGGCCAGGATCCAGCCAGCCACCCTGTCCTGGCCCAGCAAGTGATGAAG CTAGCCGAGCGTCTGAAGCTCTCTGACCCGCTGCTCCTGGAGATGCCGGAACAGGACGAGACGCTGGAGCCCGACTGGCTGGTACAGCTCCGAgagtgctgctgggagcaggag GTGGAAGATGACCTTCCTCAGGAGGTGGCACCCTCTCAGCCAGGActctcctgggctgctgcatcGATGGCag atGGAGAGCCTGGCCATGAGCTTCCACAGACTGAAGGCTACCAGTATGACCAGTGGTACCAGCCCATGccaccccagggacccagcTCCCACGAGGATGTGTCTCTCCAGCCCCCCGCACCTGCTCAGGTCGCAGCATCACCACTGCTTGGTGTTCGGCAAGAGCCGCAGCCCCTCACGCACGGCCCAAGGACGGCTACCCCTCTGGGAGGGGTTTTTGCTGAGCCCCCTCTGCAGGTGGTGCCACTGGCAG GAGAAgctggggagccccggggcacCCCACTGTCCCCTGGGGGGGTGCAGCCATccctcccagcagagcag GAGGAGTTAAAGGCAAGGGCTCGGACCATCTCGGAGAGCTCTGCCGTCTCCTTGGAAGATGACAGCCAGCCTTCCTCAGAGAGCACAGCCGAAGATGCTGCTGAAGAGCCAGCACCAGCAGAGGCGGTAAAATCGGGGGAGGATAAG AGCTCCGGATTCAGGTGGTTTGGCTGGTTTCGGTCGAAGCCCACCAAGGAAACATCTCCCAAAGCTGTACCTGAGACGGACCCGGACTCCCCCACATTGGGACTGCAG GAACGGACGTCGCCATCCCCACCTGCTGCTCCTCTCGTGGCTGGGACAACTCCTTTGGCGCAGTCTCCATCCAGAAACCCTG GAGGAATGCAAGGTGAAAATACCTTTCCTGCTACTCCGGTGTCCATTGAG ACCGGCTCCCACGAATCTCCCCCACCGGTGGGGACAGTCCCCCTCTTCAACCCTGCCCAGGTCTCTCAG CTGGCCGCCGCCTCTCAGCACAACAAGCCCAGGCTGCTTTCCCAGCGGCGCTACCCCAACCTGCTgtga